AGGGCCCGCCGGCGAGCGTGTTGGCCCCCACGATGAGACCAATGAGCAGCGGCGCCAGCACCGACACGATGCCCTTCTTGGGGTCTACGATGATGGCGTAGATGGAGAAGACCATGGAGAAGGTGAGGACGACCTCCATGATCGCACCTTGAAGGGGCCTTATGCCCGCACCAAGCGCGTGAACAGGGACGGCCTGCTCCACCGCCAAGGGTAGGAGTTAGTTCCGAGATATGAGCAGGTAGCAGACGAAGGCGGCAAGCAGACTCACCTGCCCTCCAGCGATGTACTGGAGGAGGAAGCAGGCCATGGAGGAGCCCAGCAGCTGGACGATCACGTAGAGGACGCAGCGGAAGATGGTGACGTAACCGCCGGCGGCAAACCCGATCGTGACGGCGGGGTTCAAGTGCCCCGCCGAGACGTCGAGGCCGACGGCTACCATCACCGCCACCAGCATCGCCTGAGCCACAGCCACCGCCGTCAGTCCCATGATCGAGTCCTGCCCTCCTGCCATCTTCCCTGCAACAA
This genomic stretch from Musa acuminata AAA Group cultivar baxijiao chromosome BXJ3-9, Cavendish_Baxijiao_AAA, whole genome shotgun sequence harbors:
- the LOC103997079 gene encoding probable aquaporin TIP4-3; the encoded protein is MARIKLGSRKEMTDPEFARSVLTELLLTFLFVFVGVAASMTAGKMAGGQDSIMGLTAVAVAQAMLVAVMVAVGLDVSAGHLNPAVTIGFAAGGYVTIFRCVLYVIVQLLGSSMACFLLQYIAGGQAVPVHALGAGIRPLQGAIMEVVLTFSMVFSIYAIIVDPKKGIVSVLAPLLIGLIVGANTLAGGPFSGASMNPARSFGPALATWDWTNHWVYWAGPFVGSGLAGFVYDHLYLMRPRDDLPGDEESITKPLC